From a single Nostoc edaphicum CCNP1411 genomic region:
- a CDS encoding type II toxin-antitoxin system HicB family antitoxin, with amino-acid sequence MKTFTAIAERDPDTKFYVGYVPGFSGAHSQGETLDELQENLPEVIEMLLEDEDLVFETEFVGIQQIVVQ; translated from the coding sequence ATGAAAACTTTTACTGCGATCGCTGAAAGAGATCCTGATACTAAGTTCTATGTTGGCTATGTCCCTGGCTTTTCTGGAGCGCATTCTCAAGGTGAAACCTTGGATGAATTGCAGGAAAATTTGCCTGAAGTTATTGAGATGCTTCTAGAGGACGAGGATCTGGTATTCGAGACAGAGTTTGTAGGTATACAACAGATTGTGGTTCAGTAG
- a CDS encoding type II toxin-antitoxin system HicA family toxin: MRQKGSHKQFRHGDGRGTTVPFHKGRDISPRLLRQIASDIGLTIEEMLEW, from the coding sequence GTGCGTCAGAAAGGCTCACACAAACAGTTTCGACACGGAGATGGACGAGGAACAACAGTCCCATTCCACAAAGGGCGTGACATTTCACCAAGGTTGCTACGACAGATTGCGAGTGATATTGGTTTGACGATTGAAGAAATGCTGGAGTGGTGA
- a CDS encoding type II toxin-antitoxin system VapC family toxin translates to MKLLLDTQCWLWWFTQPELLNEAAIAHIADERNELWLSVASIWEMGIKVAIGKLPLADPLDSYISSRMTVLAMRSLEITAAHALQAAALPLHHRDPFDRMLIAQAQIGNMTLVSADSMFNQYDISLLWAAKS, encoded by the coding sequence GTGAAACTTTTGCTAGATACGCAGTGCTGGTTATGGTGGTTTACCCAACCAGAGCTTTTGAATGAAGCAGCAATCGCCCATATTGCCGATGAAAGAAATGAATTGTGGCTCTCAGTTGCCAGTATTTGGGAAATGGGGATCAAAGTTGCGATCGGCAAGTTACCACTGGCAGATCCCCTAGACAGTTATATTTCTAGTCGGATGACGGTGTTGGCAATGCGATCGCTAGAGATTACAGCTGCTCATGCTTTACAAGCGGCTGCATTGCCTTTACATCACCGAGATCCTTTTGACAGAATGTTGATTGCACAGGCTCAGATAGGAAATATGACGCTTGTGAGTGCCGATTCAATGTTTAATCAGTACGACATTTCCCTACTTTGGGCAGCCAAATCGTGA
- a CDS encoding type II toxin-antitoxin system Phd/YefM family antitoxin, with protein METVNIHQAKTNLSKLLSRVELGEEIIISNRGIPIAKLVPFRTSSNRLNSLGQDKGRFVVPNDFNAPLPEEILVAFEGGE; from the coding sequence ATGGAAACTGTAAATATTCATCAAGCTAAAACGAATCTCTCAAAGCTTTTGTCGCGCGTAGAACTTGGAGAAGAAATCATTATTTCCAACCGAGGCATTCCGATCGCCAAGTTGGTTCCGTTTCGCACCTCATCAAATCGACTCAATAGTTTAGGGCAAGATAAAGGGCGTTTTGTTGTGCCAAATGATTTCAATGCGCCTTTACCAGAAGAAATTTTGGTAGCATTTGAGGGTGGTGAGTAG
- a CDS encoding DUF262 domain-containing protein, producing MKLPEPHTKTFSTLVGEIENGQIKIPQFQREFVWTMQKSAALIDSIIKGYPIGTFIFWRTNERLRSVKNIGKLDLPEPKPGEFVDYVLDGQQRLTSLFASLQGVILTREDGREDNFSQIFIDLEAQDSEQIVITDIASKDEKSLMSILNLLKGDFMLLASYPDKYHEKLKNYKNRIESYQYSIIQVKDAPIEIATEIFTRINVSGQALSLFEIMAAKTFDYEKNFDLTEKFQELIENLKPLNYETISDATVLQVVSIILSKECKRQVILKLDKNSFIDIWDKAIDSIERSVEYFRNFYRIPVSHLLPYNALIIPFSYFFFHHKDKPTDDKQRYLEDFFWRCSLSGRYSSSVESKLAQDIKRIDEILAGDLPTYDWSIDTSPEFIKDNGWFSTSRSYVKAILCIYVYHQPKSFNDNSIVNVSNYWLKQANSKNYHHFFPKAHLKKQDYFDWYINHILNITIVDDFLNKREIKAQAPSKYMAKFQAINHDLETTMKTHLIENLDTFGIWNDDYEQFLSERAKVVSREISKRIIKQEIDKKGQSNLVDDFEEELTTIE from the coding sequence ATGAAACTACCAGAACCTCATACCAAAACATTTTCAACTTTGGTAGGAGAAATTGAAAATGGTCAAATTAAAATTCCCCAATTTCAAAGAGAATTCGTTTGGACAATGCAGAAATCTGCTGCTCTTATTGACAGCATTATCAAAGGTTATCCCATTGGCACATTCATTTTTTGGCGCACTAATGAACGTCTTCGCTCAGTGAAAAACATTGGTAAGCTAGATTTACCAGAACCAAAGCCAGGTGAGTTTGTTGATTACGTTTTAGATGGACAGCAGCGATTAACTAGCTTATTTGCTAGTCTGCAAGGGGTTATTTTAACCAGAGAAGACGGAAGAGAAGATAATTTCTCACAAATATTCATCGATTTAGAAGCTCAAGACTCTGAGCAAATCGTCATTACTGATATTGCGAGTAAAGATGAAAAAAGTCTAATGAGTATTCTCAATTTACTTAAAGGGGATTTTATGCTTCTAGCATCATACCCTGATAAGTATCATGAAAAACTGAAAAATTATAAAAACAGGATTGAAAGTTATCAGTATTCAATAATTCAGGTCAAGGATGCACCGATAGAAATAGCTACAGAGATTTTTACAAGAATTAACGTTAGTGGTCAAGCTTTGTCTTTATTTGAGATTATGGCTGCTAAAACATTTGACTATGAGAAAAATTTTGATTTAACAGAAAAATTTCAAGAGTTGATAGAAAATCTTAAGCCTCTTAATTATGAGACTATATCTGATGCTACTGTATTGCAAGTTGTCTCAATCATTCTCTCCAAGGAGTGTAAAAGACAAGTCATATTAAAACTTGATAAGAATAGTTTTATTGATATTTGGGATAAGGCAATAGATTCTATTGAACGCAGTGTAGAGTATTTCAGAAATTTTTATCGTATCCCAGTTTCTCATTTACTTCCATATAATGCATTAATCATTCCCTTTTCATATTTCTTCTTTCACCACAAAGATAAACCAACTGATGATAAACAAAGATATCTAGAGGATTTTTTCTGGAGATGTTCTTTATCTGGACGTTATTCTTCTTCTGTAGAAAGTAAATTAGCACAAGATATAAAAAGAATAGATGAAATTCTTGCTGGAGATTTACCTACCTATGATTGGTCAATTGATACTTCTCCAGAATTTATTAAGGATAATGGTTGGTTTAGTACATCTAGAAGTTATGTTAAAGCGATATTGTGTATATATGTATATCATCAACCAAAGTCATTTAATGATAATTCAATCGTCAATGTCAGTAACTATTGGCTAAAACAAGCAAATAGCAAAAACTATCATCACTTTTTTCCCAAAGCACACTTAAAAAAACAGGATTATTTTGATTGGTACATCAACCATATCCTCAACATCACCATAGTAGACGACTTTTTAAATAAAAGAGAAATTAAAGCACAAGCCCCTTCTAAGTATATGGCTAAATTCCAAGCAATAAATCATGACTTGGAGACTACTATGAAAACTCATTTAATTGAGAATTTAGATACTTTTGGAATTTGGAACGATGATTATGAGCAGTTTTTATCTGAAAGAGCAAAAGTTGTTAGTCGAGAAATTTCCAAAAGAATCATTAAGCAGGAAATAGACAAAAAAGGACAATCTAATTTAGTTGATGATTTTGAAGAAGAGTTAACAACCATTGAGTAA
- a CDS encoding nickel-dependent hydrogenase large subunit, protein MTIQSLDISPVGRVEGDLDVRVDIEHGRVVNAWTHAELFRGFEVILRGKDPQAGLIVTPRICGICGGSHLTSASWALDTAWETEVPRNAILARNLGQIVETIQSIPRYFYGLFAIDLTNKKYRNSRYYDEAVRRFAAFTGKSYELGITISAKPVEIYALLGGQWPHSSYMVPGGVMCAPTLTDITRAWAILEYFRTNWLEPVWLGCSLERYEQIQTYDDFRDWLDEDRNHRDSDLGFYWRMGLDIGLDRYGAGVGKYVTWGYLAHEDKYQKPTVEGRNAAMIMKSGVYDSFADTHVLMDQSFTRENTTHSWYDEGTEDIHPSDRTTKPTAINTKDFDNAYSWSSAVLHKDFGRLETGPLARQLVAGGQHGESWQHYDGFILDVYKRMGGASIHVRQLARLHEIVKLYRQAEHCLREFKLNDPWYIKPKEKDGRGWGATEAARGSLSHWVEIEGGKIKNYQVIAPGTWNIGPRDGEGIRGPIEEALIGTPIYDSSDPVEVGHVARSFDSCLVCTVHAHDAKTGEELARFRTA, encoded by the coding sequence ATGACAATTCAATCATTAGACATTTCGCCCGTCGGTAGAGTTGAAGGCGATTTAGATGTCCGAGTTGATATTGAACATGGAAGAGTAGTCAACGCCTGGACACACGCTGAATTATTTCGCGGATTTGAAGTTATCCTACGCGGTAAAGACCCCCAAGCCGGATTAATTGTCACGCCTCGCATTTGCGGAATTTGCGGCGGTTCTCACCTGACATCTGCATCTTGGGCATTAGATACAGCTTGGGAAACAGAAGTTCCCCGCAATGCAATTTTGGCGAGAAATCTCGGTCAAATTGTCGAGACAATCCAAAGTATCCCCCGCTATTTTTATGGTTTGTTTGCCATTGATTTAACCAATAAAAAATACCGCAATAGTCGCTATTATGACGAAGCTGTGAGACGCTTTGCCGCTTTCACAGGCAAATCTTATGAACTAGGCATAACAATTTCCGCTAAACCCGTAGAAATTTATGCACTATTAGGCGGACAATGGCCTCATTCTAGTTATATGGTTCCTGGTGGCGTGATGTGCGCCCCAACTTTAACAGATATTACTCGTGCTTGGGCAATTCTCGAATACTTCCGCACTAATTGGTTAGAACCAGTGTGGTTAGGTTGTTCATTAGAACGCTACGAACAAATCCAAACTTATGATGACTTCAGAGATTGGTTAGATGAAGATCGAAATCATCGAGATTCTGACTTAGGTTTTTATTGGCGGATGGGTTTAGATATTGGTCTAGATAGATATGGTGCTGGTGTTGGTAAATATGTGACTTGGGGATATTTAGCCCATGAAGATAAATACCAAAAGCCGACTGTTGAAGGGCGAAATGCGGCGATGATTATGAAAAGTGGAGTGTACGATAGCTTTGCAGACACTCACGTTTTAATGGATCAGTCATTTACCCGCGAGAATACAACTCACTCTTGGTACGATGAAGGGACAGAAGATATTCACCCTAGCGATCGCACCACTAAACCCACTGCAATCAATACCAAAGACTTCGATAACGCCTACTCTTGGTCAAGTGCAGTCCTTCACAAAGACTTCGGACGCTTGGAAACTGGCCCTTTAGCGCGGCAATTAGTAGCTGGTGGTCAACATGGTGAATCTTGGCAACACTACGACGGCTTTATCCTCGATGTCTATAAACGGATGGGTGGTGCTAGTATTCATGTGCGTCAGCTAGCACGACTTCACGAAATTGTCAAGTTATATCGTCAAGCTGAACACTGCTTGCGCGAATTCAAATTAAACGACCCTTGGTATATCAAACCCAAAGAAAAAGATGGACGCGGTTGGGGTGCAACGGAAGCAGCGCGGGGTTCCTTATCTCACTGGGTGGAAATAGAGGGCGGTAAGATTAAGAACTACCAAGTTATTGCCCCAGGTACTTGGAATATCGGCCCTCGTGACGGTGAAGGAATCCGAGGCCCCATTGAAGAAGCGTTAATTGGGACACCCATTTACGATTCTAGCGATCCGGTGGAAGTTGGGCATGTGGCGCGATCGTTTGATTCATGTTTGGTGTGTACAGTTCACGCCCATGATGCTAAGACTGGTGAAGAACTAGCGCGTTTTCGGACTGCTTAA